In one window of Deltaproteobacteria bacterium CG11_big_fil_rev_8_21_14_0_20_42_23 DNA:
- a CDS encoding tRNA (adenosine(37)-N6)-dimethylallyltransferase MiaA — MKKLVLFLGATASGKSSLAHALAPFFDAEIISADSQQVYEGMDIGTAKLTQAERSEVPYHLIDLLPPDKPFDLGQFLQHAEKAIADIWQRKKNVFVVGGTGLYIRSLLYGVSPLPQRDEVFREHLAKLQAEKGKQFLHDELFEQDPAFAKKVHPHHSSRIMRALELLHLTGKKPSDLLLLEQEHERYPSFKIGLKLERDVLYERINTRVDEMMNAGFLEEVKNLLRQHSPHLQAFHAVGYKEMIAHLQGEKSLDEAVSEMKQNTRKYAKRQLTWLRKEKNVHWYHPNEKEKIRKDLELAITP; from the coding sequence GTGAAAAAACTAGTTCTCTTTTTAGGTGCAACCGCAAGCGGGAAAAGTAGTCTGGCTCATGCTTTGGCGCCTTTCTTTGATGCTGAAATTATTTCAGCAGACTCCCAGCAAGTGTATGAAGGAATGGATATTGGCACGGCGAAACTAACGCAAGCTGAACGCAGCGAAGTTCCTTATCACCTTATCGATCTTCTTCCTCCAGACAAGCCGTTTGATCTTGGCCAGTTTTTGCAACATGCCGAAAAAGCAATAGCTGATATTTGGCAACGGAAAAAAAATGTTTTTGTCGTTGGAGGAACTGGTTTGTATATTCGCTCCCTTTTGTATGGTGTTTCGCCACTGCCTCAACGGGATGAGGTTTTTCGGGAACACTTAGCCAAGCTTCAAGCTGAAAAGGGAAAACAGTTTTTGCATGATGAGCTTTTCGAACAAGATCCCGCGTTTGCAAAAAAAGTGCATCCACATCATTCCAGTCGCATCATGCGCGCACTTGAATTGCTTCACCTCACCGGAAAAAAACCAAGCGACTTGCTTCTTTTAGAGCAAGAGCATGAGCGATATCCATCCTTCAAAATTGGACTGAAACTTGAGCGCGATGTGCTTTACGAAAGAATTAATACACGAGTTGATGAAATGATGAATGCAGGTTTTTTAGAGGAAGTGAAAAATTTGCTTCGCCAGCATTCGCCCCATTTGCAAGCATTTCATGCCGTTGGCTACAAAGAAATGATTGCTCATCTTCAAGGTGAAAAAAGTTTGGACGAAGCTGTTTCTGAGATGAAACAAAATACGCGCAAGTATGCAAAGCGTCAGCTGACGTGGCTTCGAAAAGAAAAAAATGTGCATTGGTATCATCCGAATGAGAAAGAAAAGATTCGCAAAGATCTTGAACTTGCAATCACTCCCTAA